The following DNA comes from Sinorhizobium mexicanum.
CCCAGGGGGCCTTCGGTGACGCCACCCGGCACGTTCGCTTGACCGTCCATACTCCCTTTGGCGGGCGCCCCTAATTCTTGACTGCAACCCGGGCTGTGAGAGCCTACAGCATGATTCCTCAAGTCGGCATCGACTTCAGGAATCATGCAGCGATTCAAAGTGCAGCGGCCTTTGCGCGTCTCGGGAGACGCGCGGCGCTGTGGGACGTCTCGGTGTAGTCGAAGAAACGGTGCTACGATGCCCCAACAAGACAGAAAACGTCGTGCCGCCCAGATTCCCTCCGGTAGTTGGCCACCTCGCATGATGGCTGAGATGGCGGCCGGCTACGTTGGAGAAAAGCACGTCGAGGACTTCCTCGAGCGTATCGGGAAAGGCTACCCGCAGCCACGTGTGGTCGAGGGACCAAGGCGCAAGTTCTGGTACAAGGACGACTTAGACAAGGCCATGAACATGGCTCTACCCAGCGCGCCGCGGCTGGTCGACAAATTCCAGGCGAAAATGGCGGAACGCAGGGCCGCCCGGCGAGCCCGCGTCAAAGCTTGATGACGCTGGAGACCCAATATTCCACCCGATCCTGGAGGGCGTTGCCTTGCGCTTTCGCTTCGCTCCAGCCCGCGCGGCGGTACCGGCCGTCGGTCGCGATCTGATCGATCGCCAAGAGGCCACACAATCCAACAATGAGGAGTAGCAAGCCGCGCATTCCGGAATCTTAACGCTAAATGATTTAGCAAATACTAAATTTTATCACGCAAATGCAGCAGATCGTCACACGCGCTTTATTTGCAGAAGCGTACCGGAATCGGAGATTCGGACCTTCCTCTCTCACCACTCCATCGATAGCGTCGCATCGTAGTTTCTCATTGGAGCTACATCTTTCCCCCGCATCCCTTGAAGGCAACGGGATGCGAAACTTGCCCCGCCATCGCGCGGGGCTTTTTCTTGGGATCAGTCACCCGCGCTCGCATGAAACAGTGGTCACACTTTGCGAGTATCGATCCTGGACGGGATGTTGAAGGCCAATCCGGTCGACGACGACGCCGTGCGAACCTTCCGCTGACCGTTGCCCGGCGCGGGGGGACTACGCACCCCGCCATCCTACCGCCCTTGAACATCGAGAAAGCTGGTGCGCTTCTTAAGGAATAGCAGCGCCAGGTAGACGACAGTCCCAAAGATGAAAGCTCCAATCCAGGCTGACTCGTCGAACAAGCGTCCGTGGAACAGGATGTCGCCAAGCGCCTCTATGGCTGCGAATGCGACAATGATCGCAAAGAAGCCCGGATACTCCCGTCGTAGAGCGTTCCTCGGCGAGAACGGCAAGGCGGGTCGCTCCCAACCGGATAGCCGAGGGAAAAACACGGGAACGCGTTGAGCCCATTCCTTATACTGTTCGCCAAACTTTTCCGCGAGGAAGGCCTCTTCGGCCGCGATGAGGCGGCCAGGTAGATGACAGCGTTTCCGAAATAGAGCGGGTTTCTACAAAGCGAGTACATTCCGGTAGTGTTGAGCGACTCGGCAATCTGCTTCCGAGTGTTGCGGCCGGATGTGCCTTTCGGGGCATGCCCCACGGTAAAAGCTCTTATTGCCAGCCCCACGAGTGCAAGCGCGAGGCAGAAACCCTCGTAGACGAAATCCGCTCCGTCGCCGAAACGGAGCTCGATCGGCTCACCCTGACTGAGGACAAGAAATGCAATCGGAATGGTAATCAGCAGCACGTAGCTGCGCCAGCGGAAGAACCAGTTTCCCTGGTGAACGATATCATCGAGTATCATCGAGCAGGTTCTCCATTCAAAGGCGGACCGAAGCGGCCGAGGCGGCCGTCTGAGCCTGAATGCCTGGCGCACTCGAGCCGGCGGGGCGGCAGCAACACCTTCCACGATCAGTATTCCGCCAACCTGTCGGCGAGCCGTCAATATCACCGCGATGCCGCGCATTGAGGAGACGCCCTGAACGCCCACTCGAGAGCCCTTGGCGGGCGCAGCGGGCGCGCTCTTGTATGGAACGATTTTTGATGAAGAGCGGAAAATTCACTTTTCCGGATTTCGGTGTCAAAATTCCGGAAAATCGCTGCGAGCTCCGGCGCGACAGTCACCCGTGTCTTAGGGCCAAACTGTTACCTATGCCTCCGGGCCGGACAACCTTGTCAATGGTAGCGGAGGAGGGATTCGAACCCCCGACACAAGGATTATGATTCCTCTGCTCTAACCTACTGAGCTACTCCGCCGCCGGTGCCGTGGAAGCTTCCGCTGGAAGCCCGTCTCGGCTGGACGGGCGGCTTATAAGGTGCTGTTCCGGCTAGTGTCAAGCAAAGTCTGCGGGAAAATGTGAACTTTTCCTGACGTTGCTGATCACGCCTTCTCAAGCCGCCGCCGGCTCCTGCAAAAGCGCCTTGAGCGCCGCTTCCGCGCCGGGCTCGCGCTCGGATTTGCGAATGAAGCCGCCGCCATAGACGCGCGCGTCTTCGCCGGCGCCGGAATAAAGCGCGCAGGCCTGACCAGGCGCCACGCCGGCCTCGCCCTCGGCAAGCTCGACATAAAGGCCCTCGGCGTCGCTCTTCAGGACCGCCGGCATCGGCTGGCGGGTGGAGCGCACCTTGGCGAAGCAGTCGAAGCCGCGGGCGGCCGCCTGCTCGAGTTCCTCATCGCCCAGCCAGTTGACGTCGCGCAGATAGACGCGGCGCGTCTCCAGCGCCTCCTTCGGGCCGACGATGACGCGGCGCGAGCGGGCGTCGAGATAGACCACGTAAAGCGGCTCACCGGTGGCGACGCCGATGCCGCGCCGTTGGCCGATCGTGTAATGCAGGATGCCGTCGTGGCTGCCAAGCACCCGGCCGTCGAGATGGACGATCTCGCCGGCAAGGGACGCATTCGGCTTCAGCTTCGAAACGATGTCGCTGTATTTGCCCTGCGGCACGAAGCAGATGTCCTGGCTGTCGGCCTTCTTGGCAACGATCAGGCCCATGTCCGCGGCAAGCGCCCGCGTCTCGGCCTTGGAAAGGCCGCCCAGGGGGAAGCGCAGATAATCGATCTGCTCCTGCGTGGTCGCGAACAGGAAATAGCTCTGGTCGCGCTCGGCGTCCGTCGGCCGGTAGAGCGCGCGCTGCCCTGCATAACGCGGGTTCGGGCTCGGCCGGGAACGGATGTAGTGGCCGGTGGCGAGCGCATCGGCACCGAGTTCCTTGGCAGTCGCCAGCAGATCGGCGAACTTGACCGTCTGATTGCAGGCAACGCAAGGGATCGGCGTCTCGCCGGCGATATAGCTTTCGGCGAAGGGATTGATCACCGTCTCGCGGAAGCGCGCCTCATAGTCCAGCACATAATGCGGAATACCAAGCGTCTCGCAGACGCGACGCGCATCGTCGATGTCCTGGCCGGCGCAGCAGGAGCCGGCGCGATGCACCGCCGCACCGTGATCGTAGAGTTGCAGCGTGATGCCGAGTACGTCATAGCCCTCGCGTTTGAGCAGCCCCGCCACGACGGAGGAATCGACGCCGCCGGACATGGCGACGACGACGCGCGTATCTTCGGGCTTGCGGTCAAAATCGAGACTGTTCACGGGATCCAATCCGGCATTGCGGCGCCTGCGCCGATCGTTTGCGCCGCGCTGTTTCACGCTCCTGCCGCGGGCCTTCCGCAAAATGCGGCGCCGGCGGCATTTTCAAAGCTTTCTGTGCCGCGACATATAGAAACTTGTCCGCCTTGCGGCAAGGGCGGAGGTCTGGGCGGCGTTTTTGCGCCTGAACGACGCGGTCAGATCAGTTTCATCCGCATCGCCCGGGCGATCGCCTGCATGCGGTTGACGGCATCGAGTTTGCGGGTCGCGCTCTTGAAATAGCTGCTGACGGTGTAGGCGGAAATGCCGAGGATGATGGCAATCTCGTCGCTGCTCTTGCCGGCCGCCGCCCAGCGCAGGCACTCGATCTCGCGGCCGGACAGTTTTTCACGGACCGTGCTGCCCGCATCAAAGGTACGCTCGAGGCACTCGAAAAGCTGCACCAGTGTCAGGTAGAGCACCGCACGTTCGGCACCGACCGGCTCGTCCCGAGCGCCCGAAAGCATGACCACGAACGGTTCCCCATAGGTCGTATGCAAGAGCAAGGCAAAATGACGCGCCATGTCGGAATCGGCCTGGAGCTGGCGGACAGACATTTCCCCTCCGTCCCCGCGTGCCGCGTCCAGAAGCTCGGCGCCACCTGCAAGCGGCAACTTCGTCTGGCGCAGGCGCTCGACAAGGACGCTCGCGTGAAACGCCCCGGAGACATCGTACTGGCGAACCAGCTCGGCCGGCCAATTGCTGAGCACCAGGCTTTCGGAAAACCGCTGCTGTTCGGCGAGCGGCAGCCGCGCGATCAGGAAGCGTTGAAAGCGATAGCGCGCGATCAATCTGCGCATCAGGTGCAGAAGCTCGTATTCCGTGCGCACCGACGCCGGATCGAATTCGAAAGACATGTCCTCGTCAGCCTCGCGCCGCAAGGTCGGCTCACTCGATTCCTTCATACCTTGTCACCACGTTGCCGGCACGCGTTCGACCGGTCGAGAATGGAATGCTCCGTTACAACCGGCGCGACATCAGCTGCCAGCTGAAATACAACCGGCTCTGCCCTGCCAGCCGTGCAAGCAACGCGGCCGGTCAAGAAAATATGTTGTGCCCAGGAGATAATTCCGGGAGCGTAAACGCGAACGCTCATTCTTTGATGGGCGCCTCGCTACCAAAAATTTTAGTTGAAGTGAAATGTGGTAATTGCATGGCTCCCATGTGAAAACTACGCGAACCCCAGGCTTTCCACGCAAAGGTCAGGGAGTGGGAGCAACGGAATGATCCGCTGGGATATTTTTTCGTTGGGATGGTCGAAATCGCGCCACGGCTTTGAAGTGTCTCAAATTATGAGCAAATTGTTACCTGCCGCTTAGGCAAATGTTAAATGTGGCAGGCTAAGGTCACGGTCATATGGTCTTGAGTTTGTGTAGAGAGTCCCATGACCGAAATGATGCGACCACGCGTAAAGTATGTCATCGGCCCCGATGGCAGCCCTCTGACGATTGCGGATCTCCCGCCGGCGAACACCCGGCGCTGGGTTATCCGCCGGAAGGCTGAAGTCGTCGCCGCCGTGCGCGGTGGCCTTTTGAGCCTTGAAGAGGCATGCGAACGGTACACGCTGACCGTCGAGGAATTCCTTTCCTGGCAGTCCTCCATCAACGACCACGGTCTCGCCGGGCTGCGGACCACGCGCATCCAACAGTATCGCCACTGATTTCACCCGACAGGGCCATAGTTCGACACCGGCGGCTCGGGATCTGCCCGCAGCCGCCGGTGTCGTTTTGATCGCAAGTCCCTTTGAACCGCGCGCGATTCCGGTCTCGGAAAATATGCTGTAGCATCCCGGCCGGCACCAACAGATGCGGAGCGAGAAGATCGATGGACATCGTCAACGAAGAAATCAATGCGAAGGGCCGCTATTCAGCGACCGTGGAAGGTTATACCGGCGAGATGACCTATTCTCGATCCTCGCCGAGCTTGATCATCATCGATCACACGCTGGTGCCGGATGAGTTGCGCGGCAAGGGTGTCGGGCAAGCGCTCGCAAAGCACGCGGTCGAGGAAGCGCGTAAAGGTGGCTGGAAGATCATTCCGCTCTGCCCCTTCATGCGCGCGCAGGCCATGCGTCATCCCGAGTGGCAGGACGCGATCCAGGCGTAAGCATCCGGGGGGAAGCCGGCCCGCGCGAGCCGGCCCTCGCGAGCACGGTGAGATCGCGAAACGCGCATTTCTCCCCTGCTCCTTCCATTCGACGAACGGCTCGTCACCCAACGCTTCGACCCGCCTTGCATCGGACATGCGAGGCGGGTTCCGTTCAGGCCGCGACAAGCTGCCTCCGATCAAACCGGGGACCCAGGCGCGGCGTTTGATCAGGCGCGCATCCGGGCGCCGGTGTCTCGTTCTTCGAGCGCCGCCGCTTTCGCGTATTCGGCCTGGACCTCCTCGAGCGCAAGTTCGGCCGCATCCTGCTGCGCCTTCAGCTCGCGAATCGATACCTGGAGATTGTCGGCTCTCTGGCGGGCGGCCTTGGCGAAGGTGGGATAGGCAAAATGCGCGGGATCGGAAATCCCGGATTTCTTCTCTTCGAATGTAATCTGACTTTCCAGATCCTTGGTCATTCGCTCGAACTCGGCCATCATCATCTGAAGCTGGTTCAACTGACGCTGCTTCTCCCGGACCTGAAATTCCTTCAGGCGGACAAGGCTCTCACGTGCTTTCATACGCAATACTCCCGTGGATACCGAGACCCCGGTTACTGATCCTGACCCGTCGTGCCGGCCCCGTGGCGGCCGGAAACAAAAAATCGAAGCGACATTAACAAAGGCCTACCGCTGGTAACCTTTCGTTTACGGGCATCGTTAATCATAGGCGTGATGATTTAAGGCTCCGTAAATGCTGAAGCACGAAATGTGGCACTTCGCCATTAACGAGTCGGAAGAGTCAGATAACGGCGTTTCCTCGTGTACTACATGAGAAGTGCCATTTGAGATTCACGTTTGGAATCAGGAGACTGCAAAAAATATTTAACAATCTCGATACACCTTGCCAGAGTGAATCAGAATTTGTTAACCATTTGGTGGCAGCCTCCAAATCAGGCAACGACTGGATCCGTATCGCGTAAGGGGGCCACGGACGACCTTGGGCGGCGGAAAAGGGGAAAATTATGCGGGTTCTACTGATCGAAGACGATAGCGCGACAGCTCAAAGCATTGAGCTGATGCTTAAGTCCGAGAGTTTCAACGTTTATACGACCGATCTCGGTGAAGAAGGCGTCGATCTCGGCAAGCTTTATGACTACGATATCATTCTTCTCGACCTGAACCTGCCGGACATGTCCGGTTATGAGGTCCTGAGGACGCTGCGCTTGTCGAAGGTGAAAACCCCGATTCTCATCCTGTCGGGCATGGCGGGGATCGAAGACAAGGTGCGCGGCTTGGGTTTCGGCGCCGACGACTACATGACCAAGCCCTTCCACAAGGACGAACTGGTCGCGCGCATCCACGCGATCGTCCGTCGCTCCAAGGGCCATGCGCAGTCGGTGATCTCGACCGGCGAGCTGATCGTCAATCTCGACGCCAAGACCGTGGAAGTCGGCGGCCAGCGCGTGCATCTGACCGGCAAGGAATACCAGATGCTGGAGCTCCTCTCGCTCCGCAAGGGCACGACGCTCACCAAGGAAATGTTCCTCAACCATCTCTACGGCGGCATGGACGAGCCGGAGCTGAAGATCATCGACGTCTTCATCTGCAAGCTGCGCAAGAAGCTCGCAAACGCCGCCGGCGGCGCCAACTACATCGAGACCGTCTGGGGACGCGGCTACGTCTTGCGCGAGCCGGACGGCAACGACTACCTGGAAACGGCCTGATTTCGGTAGCCTCGCGGTCGGGGCCCCGCATTTCCTCGCCCGCTCGCACTGCCATCACCGGATCGAAGAACCCGCCCGCCTCTCAGGCGGGTTTTTCTTTGGCGCCGACCTTCATTCCACCCGCAATGCCACTTGTTCCCTCGTCGGATCGACGTTGGGCACGGCGCAGGCGCAAGCAAAAAGCCGCGGCATTGCCGCGGCCCGTGCAGATCGTGATGCTTTGAAGGGCCGTCAGGCGGCCATAGATTGGCTGGCGAAAACGCTGGTCAGGATCTTCCGGTCGAAGGGTTTCAGCAGGAAGTCGTCGGCGCCCGCGCGCTTGCCTGCCATCATCTTCTTCAGGTCCGCTTCGACAACACAATAATAGATGCGCACCGACGTGCCGTTTGGCAGGTGCCGGATATTGGCAATCAGATCGAGCGCACCGTCCAGCGCCGCGTCGACGATCAGAATGTTCGGCAGCTCCGCTTCGCAGCGCACCAGCGCATCAAGGCTGCTCGGCGCCTCGAGCACCAGGAATCCCATGCCCGAAAGGATGCGCTTTCCAACTTTCCTGACAGCCTCCGAGCCATCAGCAATCATCAAGCGCCGCATGTCCAACTCCTTCACGCTCTACTCGCACGCGCACCCCATGAAACAAATCTTATACAGATTTGGCAAAGAAACCGTTACAACGAATACTTAATATTTTCTTCTGACTGCGACGCTCAACTCGTCTCAACAGCACGAGCGAGGGGCGCGACTCCGAGGCCGCATATAAAAGACCCTCCGGCAGGCTGAGCCGAAGGGTCGGATACGTGTCGATCTACATCGCCCGGCGAACGGGACGAAGAGGATGCACTAGGCGGCCTCGGACTTGGCCGTGAACACGATTTCCTCGCCGGTCGAAACGACATCGATCGTCATCCCGGCCTCCTCGCCTAACAGGACCGTGTAGTAGGGCTGGATCGAATGTGCGTCGACAGCCTCTTCCGGCGTGCCGGAGAGCAATTCCACGAGCTTCGGATTGACCCGCATCAACCGGCCCTTGGCGACAAGCGTGAAGGTCGCGTCGAATTCGGGATTTTCCAGCGTCACGTCGATTGAACCGCCGCGCGGGATCGAGCCGTAGGCGATCAGGAAGAGATTGAGGAGAAGCTTGACGCGGTTCTTGGCGATGATCGCGCGCGGGCCGTTCCAATTGATCTCGGTCTTCTTTTCCGCGGCCGCGAAATCCTTTGCCGCCTTTTCGGCTTCGCCCGTGTCGATCGACGCGCCGACCGATCCGGATGCACCGAAGGCAAGCCGCGCGAACTTCAGGCGGACGGAGGCGTTGAGCGCGCTGGTGCGGATGAGATCCATCGCGTCTGCGTCTGCTCCCCCTTCATCCAGGAGTTCAAGGCCGTTGTTGATGGCGCCGACCGGCGAGATGATGTCGTGGCAAACCCGGCTGCAGAGCAGTGCGGCCAGATCAGGTCCCGTCAGTGTCAGGTTCGGATTCTTTGCCATCATTCTTCCTTGTTCGCTATCCGTCTGCCGGCGCCGCACGTTCTTGCCCCGCAACCAAAGCTTCCGCACGACCATGGCACGGGCCATGAATCGCGCGGGCGCGGCCGGTAATCAATAGGCCATAATGACATCACATTTGGTAAACCGATTGTTAAGATGATCGGTTCAAATTGCTGGAGCATCCCGAATTCAGCTCGAATCGCTGGAGGATGCGCGGCCGGAACCAGTTTTCACGCTTTTCCGCGCCCGCCCCTGGAACTGGACAAGACCCGCGCCGGACGCGCAGCCGATGCAAATGCCGGCCATGACAGCCGGCGCAGGTCACTTTCGTGCCTGACGGAGGAAACGATGCAGCCGTTCATGAAGGCAACCAACGTGGTTGTTCGCGCTATCCTGACGATGACGCTGATAGCCGGCGCCATGTCTGCCGCCCACGCCCA
Coding sequences within:
- the mnmA gene encoding tRNA 2-thiouridine(34) synthase MnmA — its product is MNSLDFDRKPEDTRVVVAMSGGVDSSVVAGLLKREGYDVLGITLQLYDHGAAVHRAGSCCAGQDIDDARRVCETLGIPHYVLDYEARFRETVINPFAESYIAGETPIPCVACNQTVKFADLLATAKELGADALATGHYIRSRPSPNPRYAGQRALYRPTDAERDQSYFLFATTQEQIDYLRFPLGGLSKAETRALAADMGLIVAKKADSQDICFVPQGKYSDIVSKLKPNASLAGEIVHLDGRVLGSHDGILHYTIGQRRGIGVATGEPLYVVYLDARSRRVIVGPKEALETRRVYLRDVNWLGDEELEQAAARGFDCFAKVRSTRQPMPAVLKSDAEGLYVELAEGEAGVAPGQACALYSGAGEDARVYGGGFIRKSEREPGAEAALKALLQEPAAA
- a CDS encoding methyltransferase family protein, yielding MILDDIVHQGNWFFRWRSYVLLITIPIAFLVLSQGEPIELRFGDGADFVYEGFCLALALVGLAIRAFTVGHAPKGTSGRNTRKQIAESLNTTGMYSLCRNPLYFGNAVIYLAASSRPKRPSSRKSLANSIRNGLNAFPCFSLGYPVGSDPPCRSRRGTLYDGSIRASLRSLSHSQP
- the chpT gene encoding histidine phosphotransferase ChpT is translated as MAKNPNLTLTGPDLAALLCSRVCHDIISPVGAINNGLELLDEGGADADAMDLIRTSALNASVRLKFARLAFGASGSVGASIDTGEAEKAAKDFAAAEKKTEINWNGPRAIIAKNRVKLLLNLFLIAYGSIPRGGSIDVTLENPEFDATFTLVAKGRLMRVNPKLVELLSGTPEEAVDAHSIQPYYTVLLGEEAGMTIDVVSTGEEIVFTAKSEAA
- a CDS encoding flagellar export protein FliJ; translation: MKARESLVRLKEFQVREKQRQLNQLQMMMAEFERMTKDLESQITFEEKKSGISDPAHFAYPTFAKAARQRADNLQVSIRELKAQQDAAELALEEVQAEYAKAAALEERDTGARMRA
- a CDS encoding response regulator, whose protein sequence is MRRLMIADGSEAVRKVGKRILSGMGFLVLEAPSSLDALVRCEAELPNILIVDAALDGALDLIANIRHLPNGTSVRIYYCVVEADLKKMMAGKRAGADDFLLKPFDRKILTSVFASQSMAA
- the ctrA gene encoding response regulator transcription factor CtrA; translation: MRVLLIEDDSATAQSIELMLKSESFNVYTTDLGEEGVDLGKLYDYDIILLDLNLPDMSGYEVLRTLRLSKVKTPILILSGMAGIEDKVRGLGFGADDYMTKPFHKDELVARIHAIVRRSKGHAQSVISTGELIVNLDAKTVEVGGQRVHLTGKEYQMLELLSLRKGTTLTKEMFLNHLYGGMDEPELKIIDVFICKLRKKLANAAGGANYIETVWGRGYVLREPDGNDYLETA
- a CDS encoding GNAT family N-acetyltransferase, which encodes MDIVNEEINAKGRYSATVEGYTGEMTYSRSSPSLIIIDHTLVPDELRGKGVGQALAKHAVEEARKGGWKIIPLCPFMRAQAMRHPEWQDAIQA
- a CDS encoding DUF1153 domain-containing protein translates to MTEMMRPRVKYVIGPDGSPLTIADLPPANTRRWVIRRKAEVVAAVRGGLLSLEEACERYTLTVEEFLSWQSSINDHGLAGLRTTRIQQYRH
- a CDS encoding helix-turn-helix transcriptional regulator, with the protein product MKESSEPTLRREADEDMSFEFDPASVRTEYELLHLMRRLIARYRFQRFLIARLPLAEQQRFSESLVLSNWPAELVRQYDVSGAFHASVLVERLRQTKLPLAGGAELLDAARGDGGEMSVRQLQADSDMARHFALLLHTTYGEPFVVMLSGARDEPVGAERAVLYLTLVQLFECLERTFDAGSTVREKLSGREIECLRWAAAGKSSDEIAIILGISAYTVSSYFKSATRKLDAVNRMQAIARAMRMKLI